In Janibacter sp. CX7, a single genomic region encodes these proteins:
- a CDS encoding lamin tail domain-containing protein gives MPSRRRRVLAALTVAPLGLTGLAVLAPSASAASPDLVISEAYGGGGNSRATLRSDFVELANRGQADVDLTGWTLRYYSASGTTPQTTSLSGQVVAGGRYLVKQADGANTSLPALPTPDATGTVPMSSSGARVEIVRPDGQVADRLGWGAATTAEGAAADATSNETSVARTDVCVDTDNNAADFAVGAPTPQNSSTTPVVCEPDDGGEPPVDEPETIAEIQGSHHISPFDGSKVNGVEGVVTAVSPSGFWLQSTTPDDDEATSEGIFVYTRSTPTVAVGDTASVDGVVDEFRPGGSSGWDNLTTTEIVSPVVTRTGTGEVPAPDVLGEDRVAPQQTIDAEDPKSVEYAEAAFRPDRDAIDFYESMEGMQVAVRDAQVVGPTGYEIPVVPGSQVEATRSSAGGVVYGGYDQPNAMRVLVDDVLLPSGSLPDADVRDRLPGLVAGPLDYSFANFKLLATQVPTVEDGGLEREVTQPQHDRELSVASFNVENLAPSNDQSKFDRLAGQVVTNLRSPDVIAVEEVQDNSGPTDDGTVDSSATTDKLIAAIESAGGPTYEAHWVDPQDKTDGGQPGGNIRNVLLHRTDRDIDFVERSSGAADHATDVVADKKGAHLTESPGRIAPSSAAFDDSRKPLVGEYRYRGERVFVAAVHFSSKGGDDPLFGRWQQPVRSSEDARHEQAREVRAFADDLLAADPQAKFVVAGDVNDFEFSETSDILADIVEGSGSKALTDLPRTLPESERWTYVYEGNSQVLDHIFVSPALATLDTKVGPFRPGKGQRPAFTYDIVHTNSPFADQDSDHDPQVVHLDLKK, from the coding sequence ATGCCCTCCCGTCGTCGCCGCGTGCTCGCGGCACTGACCGTCGCGCCGCTCGGCCTCACCGGCCTCGCGGTGCTCGCCCCGAGCGCCTCCGCCGCCTCGCCCGACCTCGTCATCTCCGAGGCCTACGGAGGGGGTGGCAACTCGCGCGCGACGCTGCGCAGCGACTTCGTCGAGCTCGCCAACCGCGGCCAGGCCGACGTCGACCTCACCGGCTGGACGCTGCGCTACTACTCCGCGAGCGGCACCACGCCGCAGACGACGTCGCTGAGCGGCCAGGTCGTCGCCGGCGGTCGTTACCTCGTCAAGCAGGCCGACGGCGCCAACACCTCGCTGCCCGCGCTGCCGACGCCGGATGCCACGGGCACCGTGCCGATGTCCTCCTCCGGCGCCCGCGTCGAGATCGTGCGCCCCGACGGCCAGGTAGCCGACCGCCTCGGCTGGGGCGCGGCCACGACCGCCGAGGGCGCTGCCGCCGACGCGACGAGCAACGAGACCTCCGTGGCGCGCACCGACGTGTGCGTCGACACCGACAACAACGCCGCCGACTTCGCCGTCGGCGCGCCGACCCCGCAGAACTCCTCGACCACGCCGGTCGTCTGCGAGCCCGACGACGGCGGGGAGCCGCCGGTCGACGAGCCCGAGACCATCGCCGAGATCCAGGGCAGCCACCACATCTCCCCCTTCGACGGGTCGAAGGTCAACGGCGTCGAGGGCGTCGTCACCGCGGTCTCGCCCTCGGGCTTCTGGCTGCAGAGCACGACGCCGGACGACGACGAGGCGACGTCCGAGGGGATCTTCGTCTACACCCGCTCGACGCCGACCGTCGCCGTCGGTGACACGGCGAGCGTCGACGGGGTCGTCGACGAGTTCCGCCCCGGCGGCTCGAGCGGATGGGACAACCTCACGACGACCGAGATCGTCTCCCCCGTCGTGACCCGCACCGGCACCGGCGAGGTGCCCGCGCCCGACGTCCTCGGCGAGGACCGCGTCGCGCCGCAGCAGACCATCGACGCCGAGGACCCCAAGAGCGTCGAGTACGCCGAGGCTGCCTTCCGCCCGGACCGCGACGCGATCGACTTCTACGAGTCGATGGAGGGCATGCAGGTCGCCGTCCGTGACGCGCAGGTCGTCGGGCCGACCGGCTACGAGATCCCCGTCGTCCCCGGCTCGCAGGTCGAGGCGACCCGCTCGTCGGCCGGTGGTGTCGTCTACGGCGGTTACGACCAGCCCAATGCGATGCGGGTGCTCGTCGACGACGTGCTCCTGCCGAGCGGCTCGCTGCCCGACGCCGACGTGCGCGACCGCCTGCCCGGTCTCGTCGCCGGCCCGCTCGACTACTCCTTCGCCAACTTCAAGCTGCTGGCTACGCAGGTCCCGACCGTCGAGGACGGCGGGCTCGAGCGTGAGGTGACCCAGCCGCAGCACGACCGCGAGCTGTCCGTCGCCTCCTTCAACGTCGAGAACCTCGCGCCGAGCAACGACCAGAGCAAGTTCGACCGGCTCGCCGGTCAGGTCGTCACCAACCTGCGCAGCCCCGACGTCATCGCCGTCGAGGAGGTCCAGGACAACAGCGGGCCCACCGACGACGGCACCGTCGACTCCAGCGCGACGACCGACAAGCTCATCGCCGCCATCGAGTCCGCGGGCGGACCCACCTACGAGGCCCACTGGGTCGACCCGCAGGACAAGACCGACGGCGGTCAGCCCGGCGGCAACATCCGCAACGTCCTGCTCCACCGCACCGACCGCGACATCGACTTCGTCGAGCGCAGCTCGGGTGCCGCCGACCACGCCACCGACGTGGTCGCGGACAAGAAGGGCGCCCACCTCACCGAGTCGCCCGGTCGCATCGCCCCCTCGTCGGCGGCCTTCGACGACTCGCGCAAGCCGCTCGTCGGCGAGTACCGCTACCGCGGTGAGCGGGTCTTCGTCGCCGCGGTCCACTTCAGCTCGAAGGGGGGCGACGACCCGCTCTTCGGTCGCTGGCAGCAGCCGGTGCGCTCGAGCGAGGACGCCCGCCACGAGCAGGCCCGTGAGGTGCGCGCCTTCGCCGACGACCTGCTCGCGGCCGACCCGCAGGCGAAGTTCGTCGTCGCCGGCGACGTCAACGACTTCGAGTTCAGCGAGACGAGCGACATCCTCGCCGACATCGTCGAGGGCTCCGGGTCGAAGGCCCTGACCGACCTGCCGCGCACCCTGCCGGAGTCGGAGCGGTGGACCTATGTCTACGAGGGCAACAGCCAGGTGCTCGACCACATCTTCGTCTCGCCGGCCCTGGCGACGCTCGACACGAAGGTCGGCCCCTTCCGTCCCGGCAAGGGCCAGCGGCCGGCCTTCACCTACGACATCGTCCACACCAACTCACCCTTCGCCGACCAGGACAGCGACCACGACCCGCAGGTCGTCCACCTCGACCTGAAGAAGTGA